In a genomic window of Fusarium verticillioides 7600 chromosome 11, whole genome shotgun sequence:
- a CDS encoding L-fuculose-phosphate aldolase: MSSTTTTTTSKASLSTSQPKDRLHQIPQFPTPEAKRRWQLEQMAGAFRIFARLGFADGGSGHISLRDPVQPDTFWLNPYGVHFGLLKVSDMVHVNEDGERIGGADRPVNTAGFIIHAAIHKRRPDINAACHFHSPYGRAWSTFGKPIDMLNQDSCMFYNDLAVYANFGGVVFAKEEGMRLADTLGPTKKNLILQNHGILTSGGTIAEAAAFFIALERACQSQLLVEASLAGSRLQKTFVGDEEAQYTKDGTGTPEVMYMQFEPEYQYILARSGGDFLQ; this comes from the exons atgtcttctaCAACTACCACGACAACTTCCAAGGCTTCATTATCTACAAGTCAACCCAAAGATAGACTCCATCAAATTCCACAATTTCCCACCCCCGAAGCTAAAAGACGATGGCAATTGGAGCAAATGGCGGGCGCCTTTCGCATATTTGCGAGATTGGGCTTCGCTGATGGAGGGAGTGGCCATATCAGTCTTAGAG ACCCAGTTCAGCCAGACACATTTTGGCTAAATCCTTATGGAGTCCATTTCGGCCTCTTGAAGGTGTCTGACATGGTTCATGtgaatgaagatggagaacgTATCGGTGGCGCAGATAGGCCCGTGAATACTGCCGGGTTTATCATACATGCAGCTATCCATAAACGACGGCCTGATATCAATGCTGCATGCCACTTCCACAGCCCCTATGGCCGTGCATGGTCCACCTTTGGAAAACCCATAGACATGTTAAATCAGGATAGTTGCATGTTCTATAATGACCTTGCGGTATATGCCAACTTCGGTGGTGTCGTATTTGCTAAAGAGGAGGGTATGCGGCTCGCTGACACATTGGGTCCGACCAAAAAGAACCTGATACTACAGAATCACGGTATCTTGACATCCGGCGGCACTAttgctgaagcagctgccttcttcatcgctttgGAGAGAGCTTGTCAGTCACAGCTTCTGGTTGAAGCGTCTTTGGCCGGCTCGCGGTTACAAAAGACGTTTGTGGGTGACGAAGAGGCTCAGTACACAAAGGATGGAACTGGAACCCCAGAGGTTATGTACATGCAGTTCGAGCCAGAATACCAATACATTCTGGCTAGGTCTGGGGGCGACTTTTTGCAATAG